Proteins found in one Arachis stenosperma cultivar V10309 chromosome 8, arast.V10309.gnm1.PFL2, whole genome shotgun sequence genomic segment:
- the LOC130945308 gene encoding uncharacterized protein LOC130945308: MIELYVEFEQHMRLDVVGEEVNVDEIGDTNWKEDNNDSEEEFEANYEVDDENDDEDLTGNSAVQNEADAIVSQHPFGVSSFMRNLDLEAMHALEFSNSHVVDEGNVVAEDGEFSIGMEFGSKESLISAIKSYTISRGVDYTVYEFEPQTFYAKCKGYGARYDWLIRANLIQKKGCWEIRRYNGKHTCTMETISQDRAKLDSNTIADAIRPLVEVDLSIKVKSIIAEVKSRFNYTVSYCKTWLAKQKSVAKIFGDWEVSYQTLLVWLKAMTMKIPRSCIQIKTLPVYRESEEVQGVRVLHWVFWNFYPCIVAFRQCKPLVQVDGTHLYGKYKDALLVAVAQDRNQNIVLIAFTIVEAIARSNGAWSPPRAWHMFCIRHIGSNFLKRFKPPYLHKLVVNTGYSRTKQEYNKNYQMLKEWGEAYTQWCDEFGVQRWVLAFDGGHHWDI, encoded by the exons ATGATAGAGCTGTACGTTGAGTTCGAACAACATATGAGGCTGGACGTAGTTGGCGAGGAGGTCAATGTTGATGAGATCGGGGATACAAATTGGAAAGAAGATAACAACGACAGTGAAGAGGAGTTCGAAGCCAACTATGAAGTCGATGACGAAAACGATGACGAAGACCTGACAGGCAATTCGGCGGTGCAAAATGAAGCGGATGCGATTGTAAGCCAGCACCCCTTTGGTGTTTCGTCTTTTATGCGGAATTTAGATCTCGAAGCCATGCATGCCCTGGAATTTTCTAA TTCGCATGTCGTAGATGAAGGCAATGTTGTGGCGGAAGATGGTGAGTTTAGTATCGGAATGGAATTTGGTTCTAAAGAGTCGCTGATATCTGCAATCAAAAGCTACACTATCTCTAGAGGAGTTGATTACACTGTGTATGAGTTTGAGCCGCAGACATTCTATGCAAAATGCAAGGgttatggtgcaaggtatgatTGGCTTATCCGAGCTAACTTGATTCAAAAGAAAGGTTGTTGGGAGATTAGGAGATACAATGGCAAACACACGTGCACCATGGAAACGATTTCACAAGATCGTGCCAAGTTAGACTCAAACACAATTGCAGATGCTATTAGGCCATTGGTTGAAGTAGACTTGTCAATAAAGGTAAAGTCTATTATTGCAGAAGTTAAGTCCAGGTTCAACTATACTGTAAGTTACTGCAAGACTTGGTTGGCAAAGCAAAAATCTGTCGCAAAAATTTTCGGTGATTGGGAAGTTTCTTACCAGACTCTGCTAGTATGGTTGAAAGCAATGACTATGAAGATACCAAGGTCTTGTATTCAAATAAAAACGCTCCCTGTTTACCGTGAGAGTGAGGAGGTTCAAGGTGTAAGAGTTCTTCATTGGGTTTTTTGGAACTTCTATCCGTGTATTGTAGCATTTAGACAATGCAAGCCATTGGTACAGGTTGATGGCACACACCTGTACGGAAAATATAAAGATGCACTTTTAGTTGCGGTTGCACAAGATAGGAACCAAAACATTGTGCTTATTGCATTTACGATAGTCGAGG CAATAGCTCGCAGTAACGGTGCATGGTCACCACCAAGAGCGTGGCACATGTTCTGCATCAGGCATATCGGGTCCAACTTCTTAAAGAGGTTCAAGCCTCCATATTTGCATAAACTCGTAGTTAACACAG GCTATTCTAGGACAAAACAGGAGTACAACAAAAACTACCAAATGCTTAAAGAGTGGGGTGAGGCATATACTCAATGGTGCGATGAGTTTGGTGTTCAGAGATGGGTGTTGGCATTTGACGGGGGTCATCATTGGGACATATGA